CTCTTTATACATTGTTTCTTTCTTTGCGAACGTCATCATATCCCATTAGCCATTCCATACTGACGTCCAGGGTCTTGCCTAGCAAATATAACTTTCGTTTATCAGGACTTGATTTATCATTAACGTATTGAGAAAAATGACTCTTATTTAAATAGATCCCGAGTTGCTCTTGATACGGTTTAGACTTTTCTAAAATATCCACTTGTCTTAGATTTCTTTCTGACATTATTTGCTTCAGCCGAACACCGGTTGTCGTACTCACACAATCACCTTTCCTTATTTATGTTACTAATAAAATTTTTCTTCAATTTCATAAAGTTGGGGATCATATATAATCTTTAAATCATTCTTATCAAAGGGACGGCTGCGTATGAGAACCCCTACTTCCTTTTCTTTATTTAGTAAAACCCCTTTATCTTGCTCTAAAGATTCAATTAATTGATTTGATACGGGATAGTTTAAGTCGTTTAGAACCTCTATAACTGATTCATCCCCTATATCAAAAAAGTAAATATCCAGCACTTTTGACTCATCATTATTTACTCGCATACGGGCTTTTTTATCAAAGTTATAATCTTTATAAAACTCACCAAAATACGCTGTGTACGAAACGGTTATCTCATCAGGCTCAACCTCTAATACTTGCATGAGTTTATAGCTGGTTTCCTTAGGACCGTCAGGGTTATAACTAAGGTTATCAGCAATAAGGGTTAAGCCAAGAGAAACAATAAACGTGATTCCCGCTGCGATTAGCCAGGGTTGAACAGGGCGATCTATAATCTTGCTATATAGAGCAATTCCAACAAATAGAATAGTTAAAAGCCGAATTACATGCCTCAAGCACCAAATGCTCCTTTCTATAAATGACCTCGCCCACTCTTGATTCGCAAAAATTATGAGAGTGGGACTTTTTTATTGTCTATATCTTAAACTTATTCCTCCTACATAGGTTGCCCAAATTGCTATTAAGGGAACAAATCTAATAAAAGTATCTAGTCCGAAAACTAACGTCCAGAAAAATGAAATAATAGAAAACAGAACAAATGCAATCACTGGGTGTTCAGCGGAGAAATAATAACCAGAAATCAAAAGCAGGGCATCAATTGCTAAGCATAATAAAAGACCTAATAAACATATCAACTGGAAGAAACCTGAAGTAATATGTAACAATCCAAAAGTTGCTGGTGTTCCAACAAAGGCTGCTATTAGTAAACAACCAATGCCGTCACTATCACTTGATGAAACATACGGGCTTCTTAAGGGAGAATAGGTAGTCTTGTTATACAATTTGTTATAAGCAGCCTTTTTAGGATTCTTGATATAGCCCATTCCCTTTTTACCATAAGAAGGGTCAATAGATTTCTTTAAAGTTCTTTTTGCTTTTCCAGTTGTTCGTGCAGATATACTTTTCTTCATGTCGGGCTTTCGTGGTCCGAACTTCATAATTACTTCCTTCCTATAAAATAACCTTACCTAAAATTGTTACCTGATTAGCTTCCAGATGCATATCATCATACTTAGGATTTTCACTTCTTAAAATAATTCCGTCTTCATTCGTATAAACTCGCTTGCAAGTAACCCCTTCATCAGCGATTCTCACGATAGCGACTTCACCATTCTCAACAGTAGGCTGGTGGCGAATATATACTTCATCACCTTTTTGAATCAGCGGTTGCATACTATCACCAGTAATTTCCACCAGTTCGTCTGCACCTTTAGGCACAACAGACGCTGACACGACTTCATAATTATATTCATCATCATCAACATAAATGGCTGAACCAGCAGCGGAAGGGCGTTTACGTAAGGTGTAGGTTTCGTTTTCTTCATTAACTGTATTCTGTTGTTCGAGCTGGTTTTCAGCGTAGTGCAGAACCTTTTGCTGACGGCGTTCTATTAATTTTGATGTTGTTTCAGTAACAGAGTCAAGTGTGGTAGATGAACTTTGTTTAAAAGAAACTGTATCTTCATTATCTAATTGGTTAAAAAGGTCATCAAACATAACACCCATACCTTCTGCTGCCTTCTTTATTATTGGAATGGAAGGTGTGACTTTCTTTCCGTTTCGTGGATCCTTATTCTTTTCTAAAACAGATATGTAAGCTTTTGAAATACCTGATCTTTTTGAAAATGAGTCCATGCTCATATTATTTTGTGTACGATACTTTTTTATTATTTCCCCTAAATGCATTTTTTTCTCTCCTCACGTATTTATAATGAAAGTCTAACATTTTAGACATATGATATCACGATGGGAATTATTTTTCAACATTTTGTTCATCATGATTGACAGCTGTCGTCTAACATGTTAGACTAAAGTCAAGTTGAAGGAAAGGCGGTGGAGATATGCACAATGTTTCTTATAGGATTAAAGAGTTAAGAAACGAAAAAGGCTGGACACAACAAGAGCTCTCTGAAATATCTAATGTTAGTAGAGCACTCATTGCTGGTTTGGAAAGCGGAGCTATAACAGAAACTTCGACAGCAAGCTTAAAAAAGTTGGCTAAGGCATTTGATATTGAGGTGTCTGATATTTTTTTTACTTATAATGTTCAACATGATAGACAGAAGACATAAAAAGGAGTTAATCAAAATGAATGAACTAAAATTATTTGAATTTGAAGACCAGCAGGTTAGAACACTAGTTATAGATAACGAGCCCTATTTTGTAGGCAAAGATGTGACGAATATTCTCGGTTATCAAAACGCAAGCAAAGCTTTGCGAGACCACGTAGACAAGGAAGACAAACTGAATAACGAATCGTTATCGAGTTTAGGACAGCGTGGAGGTTGGTTGATCAACGAATCAGGCCTGTACAGCCTAATCTTAAAATCGAAGCTGCCAAGCGCTAAGCGATTTAAACGTTGGGTGACTAGCGAGGTGCTACCAGCTATCCGTAAGCATGGGGCGTATATGACCGATGAAAAAGCTTATGACATTACACACAACCCTAACGCATTAGCTGACTTGTTGCTTCAAGCAGGCGAGCAGCTCAAACAAAAAGACCTCGTTATCAAAGAGATGCAACCCAAAGCATTATTTGCTGACGCTGTAGAAACGAGCCACACGTCTATTTTAGTTGGAGAACTCGCCAAGATTCTAAAACAAAATGGTGTGGAAACTGGTCAAAATCGATTGTTCCAATGGTTAAGAGATAAAGGATATCTTATCGCACGTAAGGGGACAGATCGCAACATGCCAACGCAAAAGAGCATGGAGCTGGGCCTATTTGAGATTAAAGAACGCACCATTAATAACCCTAACGGCACAGTCACCGTGACAAAAACACCTAAGGTTACAGGCAAGGGGCAAACCTATTTCATTAATCGGTTTCTAAAACAAATGGAGGTCTGCTAGTTAACGGCGTAGATGTAAGGGGTGAGAAG
This genomic stretch from Aerococcus mictus harbors:
- a CDS encoding helix-turn-helix domain-containing protein yields the protein MHLGEIIKKYRTQNNMSMDSFSKRSGISKAYISVLEKNKDPRNGKKVTPSIPIIKKAAEGMGVMFDDLFNQLDNEDTVSFKQSSSTTLDSVTETTSKLIERRQQKVLHYAENQLEQQNTVNEENETYTLRKRPSAAGSAIYVDDDEYNYEVVSASVVPKGADELVEITGDSMQPLIQKGDEVYIRHQPTVENGEVAIVRIADEGVTCKRVYTNEDGIILRSENPKYDDMHLEANQVTILGKVIL
- a CDS encoding helix-turn-helix transcriptional regulator, which encodes MHNVSYRIKELRNEKGWTQQELSEISNVSRALIAGLESGAITETSTASLKKLAKAFDIEVSDIFFTYNVQHDRQKT
- a CDS encoding phage antirepressor encodes the protein MNELKLFEFEDQQVRTLVIDNEPYFVGKDVTNILGYQNASKALRDHVDKEDKLNNESLSSLGQRGGWLINESGLYSLILKSKLPSAKRFKRWVTSEVLPAIRKHGAYMTDEKAYDITHNPNALADLLLQAGEQLKQKDLVIKEMQPKALFADAVETSHTSILVGELAKILKQNGVETGQNRLFQWLRDKGYLIARKGTDRNMPTQKSMELGLFEIKERTINNPNGTVTVTKTPKVTGKGQTYFINRFLKQMEVC